A region from the Pseudomonadota bacterium genome encodes:
- a CDS encoding phosphatidate cytidylyltransferase produces the protein MSNLAKRLISGSLLVAVVTILVLRGPAWSIALSLALVAFLAGLELAAISGPGRPLWSRIAVALLAALSSAAVSLAFVVPAAPLAALLAIAPVSLLLGLALSARAETSVATSRAAFAAFGATYCGALLGSISLLHPMTSVALPPAGPAAETGRTWILLLVLGIVASDTFAYAFGRLLGKRKLAPRVSPGKTWAGAFGGVAGTVAAVAAFKLVALPDLLWWEIVALGVPLSVCGQLGDLAESLVKRGFGVKDSGRLIPGHGGVLDRLDALMFGAPIVLLYSLVR, from the coding sequence ATGTCCAACCTGGCGAAAAGGCTCATCTCCGGCTCGCTTCTCGTCGCGGTCGTCACGATCCTGGTGCTCCGGGGCCCGGCGTGGTCGATCGCGCTCTCCCTCGCGCTCGTCGCCTTCCTCGCCGGGCTCGAGCTCGCCGCGATCTCCGGGCCGGGCCGCCCGCTCTGGTCCAGGATCGCGGTCGCCCTGCTCGCCGCCCTCTCGTCGGCCGCGGTCTCCCTCGCGTTCGTCGTCCCGGCCGCGCCCCTCGCGGCGCTCCTCGCGATCGCGCCGGTCTCTCTCCTGCTCGGCCTCGCGCTCTCGGCGAGGGCCGAGACCTCGGTTGCGACCTCCCGCGCCGCGTTCGCCGCGTTCGGGGCGACCTACTGCGGCGCCCTGCTCGGATCGATCTCCCTGCTCCATCCGATGACATCGGTCGCGCTGCCGCCGGCGGGCCCGGCGGCGGAGACCGGCCGCACCTGGATCCTCCTCCTCGTCCTCGGGATCGTCGCGAGCGACACGTTCGCGTACGCGTTCGGTCGGCTTCTCGGAAAGCGGAAGCTCGCCCCGCGCGTCAGCCCGGGCAAGACCTGGGCCGGCGCGTTCGGCGGGGTCGCGGGCACGGTGGCCGCGGTCGCCGCGTTCAAGCTCGTCGCGCTCCCGGATCTCCTTTGGTGGGAGATCGTCGCGCTCGGCGTGCCGCTCTCGGTTTGCGGTCAGCTCGGGGATCTCGCCGAGTCGCTCGTCAAACGCGGCTTCGGGGTGAAGGACTCCGGGCGGCTCATCCCCGGCCACGGCGGCGTGCTCGATCGCCTCGACGCCCTGATGTTCGGCGCGCCTATCGTGCTGCTGTACTCCCTCGTGAGGTGA
- the uppS gene encoding polyprenyl diphosphate synthase, whose translation MVEPPRALPKHVGIIMDGNGRWARSRGLPRVAGHREGAKAVDRIVTACRKRGISFLTLFAFSSQNWVRPSLEVQALMALLGEYLKSERRTILDNGIRLVAIGDIASLPDSPRRALEALLSESSGNTGMTLCLALSYGGQEEIVAAAKTVATLVSTGALDPACIDLDTFAKHLWSAPLGAVDLLIRTSGELRISNFLLWGLAYAELYFCDVLWPDFSEEDLDAALAGFSGRNRRFGAVGK comes from the coding sequence ATGGTCGAACCACCGCGCGCCCTCCCCAAACACGTGGGAATCATCATGGACGGGAACGGACGCTGGGCCCGGTCCCGCGGCCTCCCGCGCGTGGCCGGTCACCGGGAGGGGGCGAAGGCGGTCGATCGCATCGTGACCGCATGCCGCAAGCGCGGGATCTCCTTTCTGACTCTGTTTGCGTTCTCCTCACAGAACTGGGTCCGCCCGTCCCTCGAGGTCCAGGCGCTCATGGCGCTCCTCGGCGAGTACCTCAAGTCGGAGCGCCGGACGATCCTCGACAACGGGATCCGCCTCGTGGCGATCGGCGATATCGCGTCGCTCCCCGACTCTCCGAGAAGGGCGCTCGAGGCGCTCCTCTCCGAATCCTCCGGCAACACCGGCATGACGCTCTGCCTCGCCCTCTCCTACGGCGGCCAGGAAGAGATCGTTGCGGCCGCAAAAACGGTTGCGACCCTTGTCTCGACAGGCGCGCTCGACCCGGCGTGCATCGATCTCGATACCTTCGCGAAGCACCTCTGGTCCGCCCCGCTCGGGGCGGTCGATCTCCTCATCCGGACATCCGGCGAGCTCCGGATCTCCAACTTCCTCCTGTGGGGGCTCGCGTACGCGGAGCTGTACTTCTGCGACGTCCTGTGGCCGGACTTCTCCGAGGAGGATCTCGACGCCGCGCTCGCCGGCTTCTCCGGCCGCAACCGCCGCTTCGGCGCCGTGGGGAAGTGA
- a CDS encoding DnaJ domain-containing protein yields MPAEDLYRILGVERNATEADIKKTYRRLARELHPDKNKGNKESEERFKKVSAAYAVLGNADKRKLYDKYGIDGLRDGFDPKMWEQAQGFGRRSGGAEGPVDFGGFTGFGGMEDLFETLFGGAARGGRGAGGGRRVEWRAEPRGKPVETRSHMEVDLLDAVRGREMQIVVPIEGERRSLKVKLPQGIESGKSIRLRGQGGAAGRRGGRGDLIIEIQVKENDIYARKGLDLIKREDVTVGHAFFGGPLSVETPWGRGKINVPPGTRGGNRLRIRGHGVRSGGEAGDLYVQINIVLPEARDEGTEEAVRSLEARYPAR; encoded by the coding sequence ATGCCAGCCGAAGATCTGTACCGAATCCTCGGGGTCGAGAGGAACGCGACCGAGGCCGACATCAAGAAGACGTACCGGCGGCTGGCGCGAGAGCTCCACCCGGACAAGAACAAGGGGAACAAGGAGTCCGAGGAGCGGTTCAAGAAGGTCTCGGCCGCGTACGCCGTGCTCGGTAACGCCGACAAGCGGAAACTCTACGACAAGTACGGCATCGATGGGCTCCGTGACGGGTTCGACCCGAAGATGTGGGAGCAGGCGCAAGGGTTCGGGAGGCGGTCCGGCGGAGCGGAGGGGCCGGTGGACTTCGGCGGCTTCACGGGGTTCGGCGGGATGGAGGATCTGTTCGAAACCCTGTTCGGGGGCGCGGCGCGGGGGGGAAGGGGGGCGGGGGGCGGGCGCCGGGTCGAGTGGCGGGCCGAGCCGCGGGGGAAGCCGGTCGAGACGCGCTCCCACATGGAGGTCGATCTCCTCGACGCCGTGCGCGGCCGGGAAATGCAGATCGTCGTCCCGATCGAAGGGGAACGACGCAGCCTGAAGGTCAAGCTCCCGCAGGGAATCGAGAGCGGGAAGAGCATCCGGCTGCGCGGGCAGGGGGGCGCCGCCGGGAGGCGGGGAGGGCGGGGCGATCTCATCATCGAGATCCAGGTTAAAGAAAACGATATCTACGCGAGGAAGGGGTTGGACCTCATCAAGAGGGAAGACGTCACCGTGGGACACGCGTTCTTCGGCGGACCGTTGAGCGTCGAGACGCCCTGGGGAAGGGGCAAGATCAACGTGCCCCCGGGGACCCGCGGGGGAAACCGGCTGCGAATCCGGGGGCATGGAGTGAGAAGCGGCGGCGAAGCCGGCGATCTGTACGTGCAAATCAACATCGTGCTGCCCGAGGCGCGGGACGAGGGGACCGAAGAGGCCGTGCGGAGCCTGGAGGCCCGCTACCCGGCGAGGTAG